GGCAAGAACACTAGCATTGACTCCAGGGAAATAAGTTATCAGTATGGAATCCAAGAGCATTTAGTGTTATAGTAAACAGCCgaagtttctggttgtgtttCTGATATTCTATCCTATAATAAAGTTAACTCTAATGGAATAAGAGAGGCACAGATGACAGTACTTAAAACTTTTTCAGAATATTCCAGAATGTGTGAGAAGGTAAagacattcttaaagaaaaaaaaaaaaatactggattTACAGTGCTATCAGgagttaattttttatgtatgtgtttttattcttattattattagttaCACTTTTGTTGTTGATATGTATGCTAACTAGTCTGGCTCAGAGCTCCTGatcttcccaaatgctgagattacaggtaaaTACTGCCATACCCAATTTCAACAAGTCTCTTTTTGAAATGTAAAgcttacttttaattatgtatacatgtgtgtgtctgaatgtgggtatgcctgtgtgagtgcaggtaccaAAGGTACCAGCTCCCCTGAAGGTGGAGTTAGGCTTGTGAGTGGGGTTAATGAAGTGGGCCCTGGGAGCCCATTCCAGCAAGTGTTCCTTTAAtggctgatccatctctccagtacctaAAACAGAAGTCTTCTCTCTACGCTGAGTGTTGAAAGATTTAGCTCAGGAGTGTATAGAAAGTCAGAAAAATGGGTATTCCTTAATGTGACTTCCATGAGGTCAAAGTCCATGGCATGATAAGACTTTTCAGTGATGCAGCTTCTTGGGGATTATCTGTACTCATATCTGCTCTATATATTGCTTGAGTGTATGCTTATCCTTGAGTAGTAGCTGCACAGATCTGATGAAGACTCTACAGTGTCAAAAAGGAGCATGCCTCTATGCCACTGGTGAACAGTGCTGACCCAAACATCATGGATGCTCAAAGCAACTGTGTTCTCCAATCTACAAAACCTTTGAACATGAAGTGAATactaaagaaacaaagactgCATTACACTGGCTGTCAGTGAAAATTATAGCTGAACTTATGCTTATGTACAAACTATTGACATAAGGCGAGAAGAGCCTTTGTGAATGCTCTTATGAATCAAATTATGCAAGATGTCTTTGGACTGATTACAATAGATCACTTCAAGGTTGTACTATCAATCAATGTGGAAATCCTTTCTGAATACAAAGAATATTCACACAGTCTCAGAGTCAATCCAGCATTAACAGTGTTTAGAAAGATATGATGGAAGTGAAAATATCTACAGGTAAGTTGGAAGGAATGActaatcagaaaagaaagaagtgccAGGAAGACCCCAATGACAGACTCATCTGAACCAGTAACTGAGAATGTGCTATGTCTCTTTTCTAAAGGTCCCAGATACAGCCAATTTACATGAAAGACAAACTAAACACCATGAACTACTtacaaaacaaactgaagaagTAGAAAATGGAATTAGTGTACTAAAGAGCCATCAAGTCCAGCATGGcaggacatgcctttaatcccaggcggATCtatgtgaattccaggccagcctggtctacaaagagagttccaggccagccaagataacatagactttgtctcaaaaaacaaaaactctcgaaacaaaaacaaaaatatcaatgaTAAAATCAGCAAGAATATAGGTTAGATCATACAAAGTGAGAGGGAAGGTCTAATTTGAGATTtgcattaaaacagaaacaggagaaaaaaatggtaTTTCTATATCTATCAATATATCAATActatatcaatatatatcaaTACTGTATCTAGAATTGAATATCAAAATTTGAAATAGTCACAGAACAAGATCAAGATTACCCACAAAAGCTTAAGGGTGAGAGTGCCAAGACTAAGGCCCTGCACAAGGGAGTTCAGAGACTAAGTACAAATTAGATACAGATTCTTAAAGAAAAACGGGAAATTATATATTCCAAGTATCTACATACGAACAAAAAAATCCAATGTACTGAGTAGGAATTATCAAAAACAGTGCAAAAGCAAAATGACAACCTACACAAGGCTCAAAAGAGAATGGTTAATCCTCCAACGCTATATGCAACAAAGAATGCACAGATACTAAGAGAAAATGGGACTCAAAGATATACCTAATGCAACTGAAAATTAAAGATCATGAACATGAACTATAAAATAGCAGCCccagaaaacaataataaatacaaagaattagAGGAATGTCAATGTCCAACATCATTGTCACAGCTCAACAAAAACAGAGAACTAGAAGGAGTAGAAGTAGCTACTGCTTCTTGGTCCTTGGAAGCTTGTTCCTCAGGATCTATATATGGCCAAAGCCtgatctacctagtgagttccaggccaaccaaggctacatagtgagaccatgtctcaaaaaaaaaaaaaaaaaaggctactttAGGGAATGCAATCAAAATATGTACAGACTAAAAACCTTTTCTGCAAGATGACATCAAATTGATTATATAACCTTTTGATAGTTCCTTGTTAAATGCTGTATGTCAAagccttaaaattttaaaagccaaaactATGTACTCAGATTTGATATTCTAGGCTCTAAGTTCCAGTAGAAGTCTAGGGCAACTAGGTAAAATATTATGACAATCAGGGACCAGAAATAACATGGCTTCTCTTAGCGGTATTTTCTAAACAGTTACTTCCTTGCCATTTGAAAGCTTTACTTGCAGAAAGAACTGATGAAGAGTTTATATAATATTAAGTGGAGCAAAAAACGAACTGAAGGCATCGTGTGTTGATTGTCACGGCACATCGCATCCTCATCAACACAGTAACAACCCTTCAAAGTGTTTCaaatgtttgttcatttgctttctcAGCTACACTGAGCACTTCTCTTCCAGAAATAAACTTCACCTGTGTAACTCCCTCTCTAGACAACCAGGTAAACATTAATGCCTTCCCCACTATCATCTCAGAATGATGGCTTCAAGTCTATAAACAACTGtggaagaaaccaaacaaaccagaggATGTGCCACTCACAAGCTTCTCATTTGTCACCCtttcaaatgaacaaaaccagcATTTGCAGATACAGCAAAGCATCAGTGCTACACGGAGATCATCCATGCTGAAACATTGTGCTTTTACCTTCAGACCCAGTTTCACTATTGCACATGTCTCCTACAGATGAGAGCTTAACGCAGATATTGGTATCactgaaaacaaacaatccaTAAAAAACGTAAAGGAGTATCAAAGTAAATGTGCAAGTAACACTGGTGCTTAGAGCCCCTTTGTCCCTAAGACAAAGGAGTTAGTGGATGgcaggaaaaaggccaagtaactaGACCTGCTTTCCCCCATTTCTCTTTAATAAGGTCTTATCTGCCAGcacacaaacccaaaccaaagtcAGGACTGTAACCTAACAAAAATGACCACATTGAGCtgaatttctatttgttttttaactacACTTCTTTTATATGGGGTAATAATAAGTCCAAGTAGAAAGTAAGTCATTGACATACTTTTCCAAGTAACAGTCCCGGCATCTCCAGCCTCACAGAACAGGGAGAAGAGTTTTCAGCTGCAAGCGCTGGCGAGCTCAACATTCAATCTGGGAACTTGGCACTCTCCGCATGTTCAGGGCGTGCCGATGTATCTCTTGCATCTGTCGGATGCGGTCCTTCTGCCACATTAAGTTTTGAGGCATGGGGTATCTCTGTGTGCCATGCAAGTACCGGTAGGGGATCCTGACATGGCAAGCAGTGGCCCTGCAACGGGGCTGAGGCATTGGAGGAAGGAGCATCCACCTCTTTCTCTCAGCACAGTATCGGTAGGCCTCTTTCCGATACTGTTTGTCAATATCATCACTGTTTTTCCAGCCTCCAATAATGAAGACATCATCTCTGTAATAGCAAATGGCTGCTCCTTCGATGCTTAGGACTTCTGGAGGCAAGCTTTCAAGGATCTCATCAGACACTTGACCGGCAATTTTTCTTACTGCTTCTTCATTTTCTAAAGAATAACTCTTGGGACAGCATGATGCTGTCTGATAAAAGTTTGAATTGACCACAGACATCTGGAAAAAACAGTAATTGTCAATAAGCGGTAAAGATTCCACATCTTGCCACTGCCGAGTCTCTGTATCATAGCAAGTAATTACAGCTTTCAGTCCGTCCTCAGTGTCCCGGTCCACAGGCGTACGGGCAGCAATGTACACAAACCGGTCCTCAATGGCTAGTGCTTTGACATCTCGCAGAATCTTTGGTGCCGACTCTAAGTTGTGCCATTTATCAAGCTCAGGATTGTAAACAGTCACATCTTTAAAGCCAGGGCTAAAATTGCCGTGTCCTCCAATGCTATACAGCTTCCCTTTGACTTCTGTTAGCCCAAAAGAGTGCTTTCTGGTCATCAGACTACAAACATGTTCCCATGTATTCAGGTTTGGGTTGTATCTTTCCACAGTTTTAGCAAATCCTGGTTCCATGGAGCCAGCAACATACACGTAAGATTCTGTAATTGCGACGGCATGTCCATCGAGGTGGTTATGAATGTGGGGCAGATTGACCCATCTATCCTCATCAACAAAATATCCCACACATTCACTTAAATAGTCTCCTCCTTCCGACACACCTCCAATAACCATGATTACGTCCATGTTTTGTCCATAGCGAGGTAACAGTGAGACTTGTGAAGTGGGCTGCTGCAGTGTGCCAGACTGTATATTCTCTGCTCTGAGTGCATGCCTTTCCACTGCTTCTGCCACCAGCTTGACACAAACTTCATTATTGGCCACTAGCCGCTCTGGTTTGACATGCCGTGTAAGGTAGGTGGGTTTCATCTGGGACAATCTGAGCAATTTAAAAAGTTCTTcaaagtatctctctctctcttccgcATTTCTCTGAACCCACTTCaaaactgtttcaaaaagaaCCTCTTCAGAATCCACAGTAATTTCCAAGTCCGAAAGCCAGTCCCGAATGAGATGGAAAGGTAAAGTGTAAAATTCCTCATCCTGAATGACTTTATAGAAATTTCTCCGTATCATATCTGCAGCTTTCAGAGCAAGCTGGCTCAGGGTATACATGTGGGCTAAGCTATGAATGGCCACACAATTTGAGAGATGAAGTTTTTTCTTGAGAAATTCTCCACAGAATTCTTTTAAACGAATTAATAAAAATCTAGAatcaagaaaaaagagaaaagattgactttggaatatatattatatattgttgtATGTATACCTGaattatacaaattaaaatggtAGGATTAATTTTATAAGCGCAAGCCTGGAAAGACTATTCTCCCCCTGCAAATTAGCAAACAGTATGCTGGAA
This sequence is a window from Mus pahari chromosome 14, PAHARI_EIJ_v1.1, whole genome shotgun sequence. Protein-coding genes within it:
- the Klhl11 gene encoding kelch-like protein 11 — its product is MAAAVAAAAAAAAAAASFQVLEMESMETAVAGSASLAAEVRGSGTVDFVTGAGISTLVDTGGGDPGPEAEDFECSTHCSELSWRQNEQRRQGLFCDITLCFGGAGGREFRAHRSVLAAATEYFTPLLSGQFSESRSGRVEMRKWSSEPGPEPDTVEAVIEYMYTGRIRVSTGSVHEVLELADRFLLIRLKEFCGEFLKKKLHLSNCVAIHSLAHMYTLSQLALKAADMIRRNFYKVIQDEEFYTLPFHLIRDWLSDLEITVDSEEVLFETVLKWVQRNAEERERYFEELFKLLRLSQMKPTYLTRHVKPERLVANNEVCVKLVAEAVERHALRAENIQSGTLQQPTSQVSLLPRYGQNMDVIMVIGGVSEGGDYLSECVGYFVDEDRWVNLPHIHNHLDGHAVAITESYVYVAGSMEPGFAKTVERYNPNLNTWEHVCSLMTRKHSFGLTEVKGKLYSIGGHGNFSPGFKDVTVYNPELDKWHNLESAPKILRDVKALAIEDRFVYIAARTPVDRDTEDGLKAVITCYDTETRQWQDVESLPLIDNYCFFQMSVVNSNFYQTASCCPKSYSLENEEAVRKIAGQVSDEILESLPPEVLSIEGAAICYYRDDVFIIGGWKNSDDIDKQYRKEAYRYCAERKRWMLLPPMPQPRCRATACHVRIPYRYLHGTQRYPMPQNLMWQKDRIRQMQEIHRHALNMRRVPSSQIEC